One region of Culex pipiens pallens isolate TS chromosome 2, TS_CPP_V2, whole genome shotgun sequence genomic DNA includes:
- the LOC120428351 gene encoding serine protease inhibitor 28Dc-like — protein MRTSAVLIFAIICCAAVPAQSQNPQATFTYLLRRSTTPNPRRLAKTNTGRLSSRSSALTSPTAVTPARNDAQLSAAVADLAFAIGQHSNDLDVAADIFSPVSIMAVLNLLLLGAEGTTYRELLGALRLGNVPMKEYHPRAAGMTRNLLAENSLELDQLAWKGKNCVVYEYEDDEEEEEVQPVKSKTKELRIANAIFTQKQLPINAKFVSLANQLYGANTQAVNFLDSLSTTSLINKWVSQATNGRIREVTNGQFSPETNMVIASSLYFKATWMTEFTAYATRPRDFFPDGSSRGGAAFKVDMMSLTECLPFYSDKASGIKMVGFPYSDNATTMYVLMPKDSSRAKLRNLQKQLSAKQLDSMISGMTRRTTTVNFPRMQLASSTNLEKSFRRLGIKTLFNAQQSNLNGMLDQSARNKIPLFVSQINHKVNLSVDEHGTEGAAVTVTLVDRSASQAYLNANEPFLIYVRHDPTRLPLFYGAVFDPRG, from the exons ATGCGAACGTCGGCAGTCCTCATATTTGCGATAATTTGCTGCGCAGCAGTCCCAGCACAATCGCAGAACCCACAAGCAACGTTTACCTATCTACTTAGACGTTCGACCACACCCAACCCTCGGAGGCTTGCCAAAACCAACACGGGTCGGCTTTCGAGCAGATCTTCGGCCCTTACCAGCCCAACTGCGGTGACCCCGGCCAGAAACGATGCCCAACTGTCGGCTGCCGTCGCCGACCTGGCCTTTGCCATTGGGCAGCATTCCAACGATCTGGACGTGGCTGCGGACATTTTCTCACCGGTCAGCATCATGGCCGTGCtgaatctgctgctgctgggcgcCGAAGGCACGACCTACCGGGAACTGCTTGGGGCACTCCGATTGGGGAATGTCCCCATGAAAGAGTATCACCCGAGGGCGGCTGGAATGACCCGGAATCTGTTGGCGGAGAATTCGCTCGAGCTGGACCAGCTGGCATGGAAGGGAAAAAACTGTGTGGTGTACGAGTACGAGGATGATGAAGAGGAAGAGGAGGTACAGCCCGTGAAGTCAAA AACCAAAGAGCTGCGCATCGCCAACGCCATCTTCACCCAGAAACAGCTGCCAATCAACGCGAAATTTGTGTCCCTAGCCAACCAGCTGTACGGCGCGAACACTCAGGCGGTGAACTTTTTAGACTCTCTGTCGACGACCTCCCTCATCAACAAGTGGGTCTCCCAGGCCACCAACGGTCGGATCCGCGAGGTCACCAACGGGCAGTTCTCGCCCGAGACCAACATGGTCATCGCCAGCTCGCTGTACTTCAAGGCCACGTGGATGACGGAGTTCACCGCGTACGCAACCCGACCTCGTGACTTCTTCCCGGACGGATCTTCCCGGGGTGGGGCCGCGTTCAAGGTGGACATGATGTCCCTGACCGAGTGTCTGCCGTTCTACTCGGACAAGGCCAGCGGCATCAAAATGGTCGGTTTTCCATACAGCGACAACGCCACCACCATGTACGTGCTGATGCCCAAAGACTCGTCTCGGGCGAAGCTTCGTAACCTTCAGAAGCAACTCTCGGCCAAACAGCTCGATTCGATGATCTCCGGAATGACCCGGCGAACCACCACGGTCAACTTCCCCCGGATGCAGCTGGCCAGCAGTACAAACCTGGAGAAGTCGTTCCGTCGACTGGGCATCAAAACGCTCTTCAACGCCCAGCAGAGCAACCTCAACGGAATGCTGGACCAGTCGGCCCGCAACAAGATCCCGCTGTTTGTGAGTCAAATCAACCACAAGGTCAACCTGAGTGTGGACGAGCACGGAACGGAGGGTGCGGCCGTCACGGTTACCCTGGTCGATCGGTCCGCCTCGCAGGCCTACCTGAACGCGAACGAGCCGTTCCTGATCTACGTCCGTCACGATCCAACGCGGTTACCGCTGTTCTACGGGGCCGTGTTTGACCCACGGGGTTAA